One part of the Arabidopsis thaliana chromosome 4, partial sequence genome encodes these proteins:
- the ELI3-2 gene encoding cinnamyl alcohol dehydrogenase 8 (elicitor-activated gene 3-2 (ELI3-2); CONTAINS InterPro DOMAIN/s: GroES-like (InterPro:IPR011032), Alcohol dehydrogenase GroES-like (InterPro:IPR013154), Alcohol dehydrogenase, zinc-containing, conserved site (InterPro:IPR002328), Alcohol dehydrogenase, C-terminal (InterPro:IPR013149), Alcohol dehydrogenase superfamily, zinc-containing (InterPro:IPR002085); BEST Arabidopsis thaliana protein match is: elicitor-activated gene 3-1 (TAIR:AT4G37980.1); Has 39982 Blast hits to 39962 proteins in 3075 species: Archae - 828; Bacteria - 26485; Metazoa - 1263; Fungi - 3046; Plants - 3202; Viruses - 3; Other Eukaryotes - 5155 (source: NCBI BLink).): MGKVLQKEAFGLAAKDNSGVLSPFSFTRRETGEKDVRFKVLFCGICHSDLHMVKNEWGMSTYPLVPGHEIVGVVTEVGAKVTKFKTGEKVGVGCLVSSCGSCDSCTEGMENYCPKSIQTYGFPYYDNTITYGGYSDHMVCEEGFVIRIPDNLPLDAAAPLLCAGITVYSPMKYHGLDKPGMHIGVVGLGGLGHVGVKFAKAMGTKVTVISTSEKKRDEAINRLGADAFLVSRDPKQIKDAMGTMDGIIDTVSATHSLLPLLGLLKHKGKLVMVGAPEKPLELPVMPLIFERKMVMGSMIGGIKETQEMIDMAGKHNITADIELISADYVNTAMERLEKADVRYRFVIDVANTLKPNPNL, translated from the exons ATGGGAAAGGTTCTTCAGAAAGAGGCGTTCGGATTAGCCGCGAAAGACAATTCCGGAGTTCTCTCGCCTTTCAGTTTCACTAGAAG GGAAACAGGAGAAAAGGATGTGAGGTTCAAAGTGTTATTTTGTGGAATTTGTCACTCTGATTTGCATATGGTCAAGAACGAGTGGGGAATGTCTACTTATCCTCTTGTCCCAGG GCATGAGATCGTGGGCGTGGTGACTGAAGTCGGAGCCAAAGTGACTAAATTCAAAACCGGAGAAAAAGTCGGAGTTGGGTGTTTGGTCAGCTCGTGCGGGTCATGTGACAGCTGCACCGAAGGTATGGAAAACTATTGTCCAAAATCAATCCAAACGTACGGATTCCCGTACTACGACAACACCATAACATACGGTGGTTACTCCGACCACATGGTTTGCGAGGAAGGTTTCGTCATCCGTATTCCAGACAATCTCCCCTTGGACGCCGCCGCACCGCTCCTCTGTGCCGGTATCACGGTCTATTCCCCTATGAAGTATCACGGGCTCGACAAACCCGGTATGCACATCGGTGTGGTAGGATTAGGCGGTTTAGGTCATGTAGGAGTGAAATTTGCCAAGGCTATGGGTACTAAGGTTACGGTTATTAGTACTtcggagaaaaagagagatgaggCGATTAATCGGCTTGGTGCGGATGCTTTCTTGGTGAGCCGTGACCCAAAACAGATTAAGGATGCAATGGGTACTATGGATGGTATAATTGATACCGTCTCTGCGACTCATTCACTTCTTCCGTTGCTCGGTTTGCTGAAGCATAAGGGAAAACTTGTTATGGTTGGTGCACCCGAGAAGCCACTCGAGCTACCTGTCATGCCTCTCATCTTTG AGAGGAAGATGGTAATGGGAAGTATGATAGGAGGGATAAAAGAGACCCAGGAAATGATAGATATGGCCGGGAAACACAACATCACTGCGGATATTGAGCTTATCTCTGCCGATTATGTCAACACCGCCATGGAACGGCTAGAGAAAGCCGACGTTAGGTACCGCTTTGTGATTGATGTTGCCAACACATTGAAGCCTAATCctaatttataa
- a CDS encoding tRNA/rRNA methyltransferase (SpoU) family protein (tRNA/rRNA methyltransferase (SpoU) family protein; FUNCTIONS IN: RNA binding, RNA methyltransferase activity; INVOLVED IN: RNA processing; LOCATED IN: cellular_component unknown; EXPRESSED IN: 21 plant structures; EXPRESSED DURING: 13 growth stages; CONTAINS InterPro DOMAIN/s: tRNA/rRNA methyltransferase, SpoU (InterPro:IPR001537); Has 12174 Blast hits to 12170 proteins in 2688 species: Archae - 7; Bacteria - 9680; Metazoa - 153; Fungi - 96; Plants - 106; Viruses - 0; Other Eukaryotes - 2132 (source: NCBI BLink).), which produces MHCGCVFASQTVSSLLPFEIKTYASKLRASSAQLPRTQIQINPSDDLSIYGSDKSPANRVSLPSHVNSITSTTNPFVKHCLKLRQSSSYRHAHGSVLVVGTIPIREVCMFQTNKQGMTTEIECLLLHEEAKIPQGLESLSIRIVRVSSLVMKKLSGVQSTESVEAIALMRIPSSFTDLKDDKDIITDCNKWFPSAHRVLVLDSIQDPGNLGTLVRSAMAFNWDGAFLLPGCCDPYNDKALRASRGASFQLPIVSGNWNHLKLLENEFQMKLLAGHPATTTQKLKPVSKLSVEFAQSLAEKPLCLILGSEGNGLSEQARKVCVLVSIPMAGDFESLNVSVAGGIFLYMLQNLV; this is translated from the exons ATGCATTGCGGATGTGTATTCGCTTCACAAACTGTGTCATCACTTCTCCCATTTGAAATTAAAACCTATGCGTCAAAGCTTCGAGCTTCGTCAGCCCAATTACCGAGAACCCAGATTCAGATAAACCCTTCAGATGATCTCTCTATCTACGGTTCAGATAAATCTCCGGCGAATAGAGTTTCGTTGCCGTCTCATGTAAATTCTATCACCAGTACTACAAACCCTTTTGTCAAACACTGCTTGAAGCTCCGCCAAAGTTCCTCGTATCGCCACGCTCATGGCTCTGTTCTTGTCGTCGGAACTATCCCCATCAG GGAAGTATGTATGTTTCAAACGAATAAGCAAGGAATGACCACTGAAATTGAGTGCCTACTTCTTCATGAGGAAGCTAAGATTCCACAAGGATTAGAGAGTCTAAGTATCCGAATTGTTAGAGTAAGTTCTTTAGTGATGAAGAAACTCTCTGGAGTGCAATCTACTGAATCTGTTGAAGCCATTGCCTTGATGAGAATCCCTAGCAGCTTTACTGATCTTAAAGATGATaaagacatcataacagaCTGCAACAAATGGTTCCCTTCTGCTCACAGAGTTCTTGTTCTGGACAGCATACAG GATCCAGGGAACCTTGGCACATTAGTCAGATCAGCTATGGCTTTTAATTGG GATGGTGCATTTCTACTTCCGGGTTGTTGCGATCCGTACAACGACAAAGCTCTTCGAGCAAGCCGAGGTGCTTCGTTTCAGCTACCTATAGTTTCCGGGAATTGGAACCATCTTAAGCTTCTAGAAAATGAGTTCCAGATGAAGCTATTAGCTGGTCATCCAGCAACGACTACTCAGAAACTGAAACCTGTCTCCAAACTTTCGGTAGAGTTTGCTCAATCTTTAGCAGAGAAGCCTTTATGCTTGATTTTAGGTAGTGAAGGGAATGGTTTGTCTGAGCAGGCACGGAAAGTATGCGTGCTAGTGAGCATTCCCATGGCAGGTGACTTTGAATCTCTTAACGTCTCTGTTGCTGGTGGTATTTTCTTGTACATGCTTCAAAATCTTGTTTAG
- a CDS encoding Pentatricopeptide repeat (PPR-like) superfamily protein (Pentatricopeptide repeat (PPR-like) superfamily protein; CONTAINS InterPro DOMAIN/s: Pentatricopeptide repeat (InterPro:IPR002885); BEST Arabidopsis thaliana protein match is: SLOW GROWTH 1 (TAIR:AT2G22410.1); Has 36420 Blast hits to 13424 proteins in 196 species: Archae - 0; Bacteria - 4; Metazoa - 28; Fungi - 56; Plants - 35898; Viruses - 0; Other Eukaryotes - 434 (source: NCBI BLink).), whose product MYLPEKSVLLELISRCSSLRVFKQIQTQLITRDLLRDDLIINKVVTFLGKSADFASYSSVILHSIRSVLSSFSYNTLLSSYAVCDKPRVTIFAYKTFVSNGFSPDMFTFPPVFKACGKFSGIREGKQIHGIVTKMGFYDDIYVQNSLVHFYGVCGESRNACKVFGEMPVRDVVSWTGIITGFTRTGLYKEALDTFSKMDVEPNLATYVCVLVSSGRVGCLSLGKGIHGLILKRASLISLETGNALIDMYVKCEQLSDAMRVFGELEKKDKVSWNSMISGLVHCERSKEAIDLFSLMQTSSGIKPDGHILTSVLSACASLGAVDHGRWVHEYILTAGIKWDTHIGTAIVDMYAKCGYIETALEIFNGIRSKNVFTWNALLGGLAIHGHGLESLRYFEEMVKLGFKPNLVTFLAALNACCHTGLVDEGRRYFHKMKSREYNLFPKLEHYGCMIDLLCRAGLLDEALELVKAMPVKPDVRICGAILSACKNRGTLMELPKEILDSFLDIEFEDSGVYVLLSNIFAANRRWDDVARIRRLMKVKGISKVPGSSYIEKFMTLDQ is encoded by the coding sequence ATGTATTTGCCGGAGAAATCAGTTCTTCTGGAATTGATCAGCCGATGCAGCTCTCTTCGCGTTTTCAAACAGATACAGACTCAATTGATTACTCGTGATCTTCTTCGTGATGACTTAATCATCAACAAAGTCGTGACCTTTCTGGGCAAATCCGCAGATTTTGCATCTTACAGCTCTGTAATTCTCCACAGTATCCGTTCTGTGTTGAGCTCTTTCTCATACAACACGCTTTTATCAAGCTATGCAGTTTGTGATAAACCAAGAGTGACGATTTTTGCTTACAAAACATTTGTGAGTAATGGGTTTTCACCGGACATGTTCACGTTTCCTCCAGTTTTTAAGGCTTGTGGGAAGTTTTCAGGGATCAGAGAAGGGAAACAGATTCATGGAATTGTTACGAAGATGGGTTTTTACGATGATATCTATGTGCAAAACTCGCTTGTTCATTTTTATGGTGTGTGTGGAGAATCAAGGAATGCATGTAAAGTGTTCGGTGAAATGCCTGTGAGAGATGTTGTTTCGTGGACTGGGATTATAACTGGTTTCACGAGGACTGGGTTGTATAAGGAAGCTTTGGATACGTTTTCAAAGATGGATGTTGAGCCTAATTTGGCTACGTATGTTTGTGTATTGGTCTCAAGTGGGCGGGTAGGGTGTTTAAGTTTAGGGAAAGGAATCCATGGGTTGATCTTAAAAAGGGCATCTTTGATCAGCTTAGAGACTGGTAATGCTCTTATAGATATGTATGTGAAATGTGAGCAATTGTCTGATGCGATGAGAGTTTTTGGTGAGTtggaaaagaaagataaagttTCTTGGAATAGTATGATTAGTGGGTTGGTTCACTGTGAAAGATCTAAGGAGGCGATTGACTTGTTTTCTCTGATGCAAACGTCTTCTGGTATAAAGCCAGATGGGCATATACTTACAAGTGTTCTCTCTGCGTGTGCTAGCTTAGGAGCTGTGGATCACGGAAGATGGGTTCATGAGTATATTTTAACCGCTGGAATCAAATGGGATACGCATATTGGAACTGCCATTGTTGATATGTATGCAAAATGTGGCTACATCGAAACAGCTTTGGAGATTTTCAACGGAATTAGAAGTAAGAATGTGTTTACTTGGAATGCTCTGTTAGGTGGTTTAGCTATCCATGGGCATGGACTTGAATCCCTTAGATACTTTGAAGAAATGGTTAAGCTAGGTTTTAAGCCGAACCTGGTAACTTTTCTCGCGGCTCTAAATGCTTGTTGCCACACAGGTTTAGTCGATGAAGGGAGAAGATATTTCCATAAAATGAAAAGCAGAGAATACAATCTATTTCCTAAGCTAGAACATTATGGATGCATGATTGATTTGCTTTGTAGAGCTGGATTGTTAGATGAAGCATTGGAACTCGTCAAAGCAATGCCGGTTAAACCGGATGTACGTATATGTGGAGCTATTCTTAGTGCTTGTAAGAATAGAGGGACATTAATGGAGCTTCCTAAAGAGATATTAGATAGTTTTTTAGATATTGAGTTTGAAGATAGTGGTGTTTATGTGTTGCTGTCTAATATTTTTGCTGCTAATAGAAGATGGGATGATGTTGCGAGAATCAGGAGGTTGATGAAGGTAAAAGGTATCTCGAAGGTTCCAGGATCAAGTTATATAGAGAAGTTTATGACTTTAGACCAATGA
- a CDS encoding Rhamnogalacturonate lyase family protein (Rhamnogalacturonate lyase family protein; FUNCTIONS IN: lyase activity; LOCATED IN: endomembrane system; CONTAINS InterPro DOMAIN/s: Rhamnogalacturonate lyase (InterPro:IPR010325), Carbohydrate-binding-like fold (InterPro:IPR013784), Galactose-binding domain-like (InterPro:IPR008979); BEST Arabidopsis thaliana protein match is: Rhamnogalacturonate lyase family protein (TAIR:AT2G22620.1); Has 30201 Blast hits to 17322 proteins in 780 species: Archae - 12; Bacteria - 1396; Metazoa - 17338; Fungi - 3422; Plants - 5037; Viruses - 0; Other Eukaryotes - 2996 (source: NCBI BLink).) — MVSQKKIASLFICFLLLLLLPLSFSKPTRNLDGISARAPTVQQIRSRHHGTREVIVDNGIIRVSFSNPQGLITGIKYKGIDNVLHPHLRDRGYWDITWQGTNIRQGGLDRIEGTNFRIITQTQEQVEISFSRTWEDGHIPLNVDKRYIIRRNTSGIYMYGIFERLPEWPELDMGLIRIAFKLNPERFHYMAVADNRQREMPTEDDRDIKRGHAKALGYKEAVQLTHPHNSMFKNQVDDKYQYTCEIKDNKVHGWISTKSRVGFWIISPSGEYRSGGPIKQELTSHVGPTAITTFISGHYVGADMEAHYRPGEAWKKVLGPVFIYLNSDSTSNNKPQDLLWEDAKQQSEKEVKAWPYDFVASSDYLSRRERGSVTGRLLVNDRFLTPGKSAYVGLAPPGEAGSWQTNTKGYQFWTKTNETGYFTIENVRPGTYNLYGWVPGFIGDFRYQNLVNVAAGSVISLGRVVYKPPRNGPTLWEIGVPDRTAREYFIPEPYKDTMNPLYLNHTDKFRQYGLWQRYTELYPTHDLVYTVGVSNYSQDWFYAQVTRKTGDLTYVPTIWQIVFHLPYVNSRGSYTLQVALASAAWANLQVRINNQNSWPFFSTGTIGKDNAIARHGIHGMYRLYTIDVPGRLLRTGTNTIYLRQPKAQGPFEGLMYDYIRLEEPSRA, encoded by the exons ATGGTATCGCAGAAGAAGATCGCTTcgttatttatttgtttccttctgttgcttcttcttccactctcCTTTTCCAAGCCGACAag GAACTTAGATGGAATAAGTGCAAGAGCTCCAACAGTGCAGCAGATAAGAAGCAGACATCATGGGACTAGAGAG GTGATAGTGGACAATGGGATAATCAGAGTCAGTTTCTCGAATCCTCAAGGACTTATAACTGGGATCAAATACAAAGGAATTGATAATGTTCTTCATCCACATCTCCGAGATAGAGG GTACTGGGACATAACATGGCAAGGAACAAACATTCGCCAAGGCGGCTTAGATCG AATCGAAGGAACAAATTTTAGAATCATCACTCAAACCCAAGAACAAGTGGAGATATCGTTCTCTAGAACATGGGAGGATGGTCATATTCCATTAAACGTAGACAAGAGGTATATCATACGTAGAAATACTTCAGGAATCTACATGTACGGAATCTTCGAGAGACTTCCCGAATGGCCAGAACTCGACATGGGTTTAATTCGAATCGCTTTCAAACTCAACCCTGAGAG ATTTCATTACATGGCGGTGGCGGATAATCGACAAAGAGAAATGCCAACGGAAGATGACCGTGACATCAAACGTGGTCATGCCAAGGCTCTTGGTTATAAAGAGGCTGTACAATTGACTCATCCTCATAACTCCATGTTCAAAAACCAG GTGGATGATAAGTACCAGTACACATGTGAGATCAAAGACAACAAAGTGCACGGTTGGATCTCAACCAAGTCCCGTGTCGGCTTTTGGATCATCTCACCAAGCGGTGAATATCGCTCCGGTGGACCGATCAAACAAGAGCTCACGTCTCACGTCGGACCCACGGCCATCACG ACTTTTATAAGCGGACATTATGTTGGTGCGGACATGGAGGCACATTACAGACCTGGTGAAGCGTGGAAAAAGGTCTTGGGACctgtttttatttacttaaacTCTGATTCTACCAGCAACAATAAGCCTCAAGATTTGTTATGGGAAGATGCTAAACAAcag TCCGAAAAAGAAGTCAAAGCCTGGCCGTACGATTTTGTAGCATCCTCTGACTATCTTTCTCGTCGAGAAAGAGGAAGCGTCACTGGTCGTCTACTAGTCAACGACag ATTCTTGACGCCGGGAAAATCTGCATATGTCGGTTTAGCACCGCCGGGAGAAGCTGGTTCGTGGCAGACAAATACTaag GGATATCAGTTTTGGACCAAGACGAACGAAACCGGTTACTTCACGATAGAAAACGTTAGACCGGGAACTTACAATCTGTATGGATGGGTTCCTGGTTTTATCGGGGACTTTCGATACCAAAACCTTGTTAACGTAGCTGCAGGTTCAGTGATTAGTCTCGGTAGAGTCGTGTACAAGCCACCTAGGAACGGTCCAACGTTATGGGAGATTGGTGTACCGGATCGAACCGCTCGAGAATACTTTATACCGGAGCCATACAAGGATACAATGAATCCGTTATACCTAAACCACACCGACAA GTTTAGACAGTACGGACTGTGGCAACGATACACAGAGTTATATCCAACTCATGATCTCGTCTACACAGTTGGAGTTAGTAACTATAGCCAAGACTGGTTCTACGCCCAAGTCACAAG GAAAACCGGTGATTTAACGTACGTACCAACAATATGGCAGATCGTGTTTCATCTTCCATACGTAAACTCGCGAGGCAGCTACACATTGCAGGTAGCTTTAGCCTCGGCTGCATGGGCTAATCTACAAGTTCGGatcaataaccaaaactcGTGGCCGTTTTTCTCAACGGGTACTATCGGAAAAGACAATGCTATAGCAAGACATGGAATCCATGGAATGTACCGGCTTTATACCATCGATGTGCCTGGAAGGTTGCTAAGAACCGGGACCAACACGATTTATCTTCGACAGCCTAAAGCACAAGGACCATTTGAAGGTCTTATGTATGATTACATTCGTCTAGAAGAGCCTTCTAGAGCTTAG
- the DOF4.7 gene encoding DNA binding with one finger 4.7 (DNA binding with one finger 4.7 (DOF4.7); CONTAINS InterPro DOMAIN/s: Zinc finger, Dof-type (InterPro:IPR003851); BEST Arabidopsis thaliana protein match is: DOF zinc finger protein 1 (TAIR:AT1G51700.1); Has 1084 Blast hits to 1079 proteins in 56 species: Archae - 0; Bacteria - 0; Metazoa - 0; Fungi - 0; Plants - 1079; Viruses - 0; Other Eukaryotes - 5 (source: NCBI BLink).): MMTSSHQSNTTGFKPRRIKTTAKPPRQINNKEPSPATQPVLKCPRCDSVNTKFCYYNNYSLSQPRHYCKNCRRYWTRGGALRNVPIGGSTRNKNKPCSLQVISSPPLFSNGTSSASRELVRNHPSTAMMMMSSGGFSGYMFPLDPNFNLASSSIESLSSFNQDLHQKLQQQRLVTSMFLQDSLPVNEKTVMFQNVELIPPSTVTTDWVFDRFATGGGATSGNHEDNDDGEGNLGNWFHNANNNALL; this comes from the coding sequence ATGATGACGTCATCCCATCAGAGCAACACCACCGGCTTTAAACCGCGGCGGATCAAGACGACGGCGAAGCCACCACGTCAGATCAATAACAAAGAACCATCTCCGGCGACGCAGCCGGTGCTCAAGTGTCCGAGATGTGATTCAGTCAACACCAAATTCTGCTACTACAACAACTACAGCTTGTCTCAGCCACGTCACTACTGCAAGAACTGTCGTCGTTACTGGACACGTGGCGGCGCCCTCCGTAACGTTCCCATCGGTGGCTCCACTCGAAACAAGAACAAGCCTTGCAGCCTCCAAGTcatctcttctcctcctttgTTCTCGAACGGGACGTCATCGGCGTCTCGTGAGCTTGTAAGAAACCATCCATCGACggcaatgatgatgatgagttctGGTGGATTCTCCGGCTATATGTTTCCGTTGGATCCTAACTTCAACCTTGCCTCGTCTTCTATCGAGTCTTTGAGTTCTTTTAACCAAGATTTGCACCAGAAGCTTCAGCAACAAAGACTCGTCACTTCCATGTTTCTCCAAGATTCTCTTCCGGTTAACGAGAAAACGGTTATGTTTCAGAACGTAGAGTTGATTCCTCCTTCGACGGTGACGACGGATTGGGTTTTCGATAGGTTCGCCACTGGAGGAGGTGCAACAAGTGGCAATCatgaagataatgatgatggGGAGGGTAATTTGGGAAATTGGTTCCATAATGCTAATAATAATGCTCTGCTCTAA